One segment of Purpureocillium takamizusanense chromosome 7, complete sequence DNA contains the following:
- a CDS encoding uncharacterized protein (COG:S~EggNog:ENOG503NVKR), whose product MLGRLLHLGSGGSATPQAATSSSSSTPRPALPLESVQEDIHTRNLLFPDAQALYQHRNDQVFDLSSAPTTPSAAAANSYDVSDDFELDSRDVRVIVLQDALGPTNASLLYDSHLPPEQAGERSPARQDSRRNPLSPRKPSLGQSSRPLVIQPDSPQPRQGAFDRRASVHGRSQSYAETDAQRIVREYREELATFSSCIFGNSELMAYKGTSTKVHVVPSDTRPADYSASVLGDGRSSIGRSSGRSSKLSQSFSSQTVSPTIGPPLPPTGYSRQSDKKKVLITRLFPVNLTAEDADTNVTPQGRFSDDNNGFPFPSAGDDSAPGKKKKPQPKQRRTPMYAVVLVVQLPRASSRMSSAAPARSTFRESGSYNDQDFFSSSYNSTKTGWAMAGSGNYGDVTDSSYSIDFEDRIDWLTQHWDIIMRTLTHLQSVVATTIHGLLKQADTASPGPHSTSTTSNMMSRTPSLSDRRSNDIHRAKPHKSTTKLVSLAPTCLNNDVNIAHEAGLARTRVVLGLSASRVVTGQGRWGIWRDEAIWTSRWSSSTERGQFFYNLLTGFLATHTDWLQALCGPTFSKRAAAARRNRNEEDLSLPARTIVVSDDKMAARRLIFLLSAFLPASQQVSPARPHRPSTSASLGGYSNSPPTVIIPILREESLRRKINRRSGLRRASHSRTASQSTRASGVPPQLAHLTLDRNQHQRRASDAASIRTTNIPMPGQDFVNRKSSAATTATIVPEATTPHFATAQQQRDNHRRRRPGSSGSVAADDLKRSLKRVESSGQTTSTSSRPTSQGLKWGSLVSGLWTARRRESIDSGTYSQGSDLRSPIKTSFGRPDKLSEMVREVSPAEESGEAVTRQVSQPFDARNFGTAPDDVRRGRASFSQAERTPDPSGAFESPVKTSINADDGVIDVDVPFPDFIASYESAISSPSSSGYLSTPGMPSGLETFEQSARFAIEGDLPLNAAGWLNRFHPDFALQALPPQDNLLDKVKAALQAEPTPAPDFPVGNSQSARWVDVSAVVIADTMTNSVKRYVYRRLVKPKALMDRVSGNTIVPGHNGSVLLTPSVLPYEHQLEEEWLDDDIFVADEALKESIERVIHSTPDASKESSASSSQAPSDFRGSTDSGSTMPDALSEVTQLADQPLDVPRVQCKAVILSTLEEMIREAIDRRDMDGGGQESSNRHSRQRQPNVLRDAVRQWVANLDGAN is encoded by the coding sequence ATGCTAGGGCGGCTCCTCCATCTGGGCTCCGGAGGGTCGGCCACCCCCCAGGCCgctaccagcagcagcagcagcacgcctCGACCGGCCCTCCCACTCGAGTCTGTTCAGGAGGATATTCACACACGGAATCTCCTATTTCCGGACGCACAGGCACTGTACCAACATCGCAACGATCAAGTATTTGACTTGTCTTctgcgccgacgacaccatcCGCTGCGGCCGCCAACTCGTACGATGTGAGCGACGACTTTGAGCTTGACTCTCGAGATGTCCGCGTCATCGTTCTCCAGGATGCTCTAGGGCCTACGAATGCCTCTCTACTTTATGACAGCCACCTGCCCCCAGAACAAGCGGGCgagcgctcgcccgcccgccaggaTTCGAGGAGAAACCCCCTGTCACCGCGCAAACCCAGCCTCGGGCAGTCGTCTCGGCCGCTCGTGATTCAACCGGATAgcccgcagcctcgtcaGGGTGCCTTTGATCGCCGAGCGTCAGTACATGGCCGGAGCCAAAGTTATGCCGAGACAGATGCTCAGAGGATTGTCCGCGAGTATCGTGAGGAATTAGCGACGTTCTCGAGCTGCATATTTGGCAATTCCGAGCTGATGGCCTACAAAGGAACATCGACAAAGGTACATGTTGTGCCGAGCGATACTCGCCCAGCTGACTACTCCGCATCCGTTCTTGGAGATGGGAGGAGCTCCATCGGCCGCTCCAGCGGCCGCTCGAGCAAGCTGTCACAGTCATTCTCCTCACAGACTGTCTCACCGACCATTGGCCCTCCACTCCCACCAACCGGCTACTCTCGACAGAGTGACAAGAAAAAGGTCCTCATCACGCGGCTGTTCCCAGTCAACCTGaccgccgaggatgccgacaCCAATGTTACACCGCAGGGCCGGTTTTCGGACGACAATAATGGCTTTCCCTTTCCATCCGCCGGCGATGATTCCGCACCtggaaagaagaagaagccgcaACCTAAGCAGAGGCGAACACCCATGTACGCCGTTgtgctggtggtgcagcTCCCCCGTGCGTCATCACGGATGTCttccgccgccccggcgagATCAACGTTCCGTGAATCGGGATCATATAACGACCAAGACtttttctcctcctcctacaACTCAACCAAAACTGGTTGGGCCATGGCTGGCTCTGGGAATTACGGCGATGTGACCGACTCGTCGTATTCGATTGATTTTGAAGACCGAATTGACTGGCTCACACAACACTGGGACATCATCATGCGAACCTTGACACACCTCCAGTCGGTCGTGGCCACAACTATTCATGGCCTGCTCAAGCAAGCTGATACTGCCTCTCCTGGCCCACACTctacctcgacgacctcgaaCATGATGTCTCGGACCCCTTCGTTATCAGACAGAAGAAGCAACGATATCCACCGAGCAAAGCCACACAAAAGCACAACCAAGCTTGTATCCCTAGCCCCGACCTGTCTCAACAACGACGTCAACATCGCGCACGAGGCAGGGTTGGCGAGGACCAGAGTGGTCCTGGGGCTTAGTGCCTCTAGAGTTGTTACTGGACAGGGCCGGTGGGGTATCTGGCGCGACGAAGCAATCTGGACGTCGCGGTGGTCTTCATCCACGGAGAGGGGCCAGTTTTTCTATAACCTCTTGACAGGTTTCCTAGCAACTCATACCGACTGGCTGCAAGCCCTCTGTGGACCTACTTTCAGCAAAAGAGCCGCAGCGGCTAGACGAAACCGAAATGAGGAGGACTTGTCACTGCCCGCGCGAACCATTGTGGTGTCCGATGACAAGATGGCTGCTCGCAGGTTGATCTTCCTTCTCTCGGCATTCTTGCCTGCAAGCCAGCAAGTAtcgccagcgcggccgcaCCGGCCGAGCACGTCCGCATCCTTGGGTGGCTACTCCAACTCTCCTCCGACGGTCATCATCCCCATTCTTCGCGAGGAATCTCTTCGCCGCAAGATCAACCGGCGTAGTGGTCTACGTCGTGCATCCCACTCGAGGACCGCTAGCCAGAGCACACGGGCGTCTGGAGTTCCTCCGCAGCTTGCTCACTTGACCCTTGATCGAAATCAACATCAGCGGCGTGCTTCCGATGCCGCCTCAATCCGGACTACGAACATCCCAATGCCCGGCCAGGACTTTGTGAATCGCaagagcagcgccgcgacaaCCGCCACGATTGTACCGGAAGCCACGACACCACACTTTGCAAccgctcagcagcagcgcgatAACCATAGAAGGCGTCGCCCTGGTAGCAGCGGCAGTGTTGCAGCGGACGACTTGAAGCGCTCTCTGAAACGCGTTGAAAGTAGCGGTCAGACGACATCAACCAGCTCACGACCAACAAGCCAGGGGTTGAAATGGGGCAGCTTGGTGAGTGGACTTTGGACTGCTCGCCGAAGAGAGTCCATCGACAGCGGCACATACAGTCAAGGGAGCGACCTCCGGTCGCCAATCAAGACGAGCTTCGGCCGACCGGATAAGCTGTCTGAGATGGTTCGAGAAGTCTCGCCTGCTGAAGAGTCAGGTGAGGCGGTGACCCGCCAAGTGTCTCAGCCTTTCGATGCACGCAATTTCGGTACTGCTCCGGATGACGTGAGAAGAGGCAGAGCGTCATTCTCGCAGGCGGAAAGGACCCCCGACCCGTCTGGCGCATTTGAGTCTCCTGTCAAGACGTCTAtcaacgccgacgatggaGTGATAGACGTTGACGTCCCGTTTCCGGATTTCATTGCATCGTATGAATCGGCTATCAGCTCGCCATCCAGCAGCGGTTACCTCTCAACTCCTGGCATGCCCAGCGGCTTAGAAACTTTCGAGCAGTCAGCGCGGTTTGCAATTGAGGGCGATCTGCCGCTCAACGCCGCCGGATGGCTGAACCGATTCCATCCAGACTTTGCGCTTCAGGCTCTGCCACCGCAAGACAATTTGCTGGATAAGGTGAAAGCGGCTCTGCAAGCAGAGCCTACACCCGCACCTGATTTCCCGGTCGGCAACAGTCAGTCTGCACGCTGGGTGGATGTCAGCGCGGTCGTCATCGCAGATACGATGACAAATTCTGTCAAGCGTTATGTTTACCGTCGGCTGGTCAAACCTAAAGCCCTGATGGATAGAGTCTCCGGAAACACCATCGTCCCTGGCCACAATGGATCCGTGCTGTTGACGCCATCCGTTCTCCCGTACGAGCATCAACTGGAGGAAGAGTGGCTGGATGATGACATTTTTGTTGCTGATGAGGCGTTAAAGGAGTCCATTGAGAGGGTTATCCACTCGACACCGGACGCTAGCAAAGAAAGCTCGGCGTCTTCATCGCAGGCCCCTAGCGACTTTCGGGGCAGCActgacagcggcagcaccatgCCTGATGCGCTTTCGGAGGTGACACAGCTTGCTGATCAGCCCCTGGATGTGCCCAGGGTACAGTGCAAAGCAGTTATCCTGTCTACGCTAGAAGAGATGATTCGGGAAGCCATCGATAGGCGCGACATGGACGGTGGAGGACAAGAAAGCAGCAACAGGCACAGCCGTCAACGCCAGCCCAACGTCTTGCGTGACGCTGTGCGGCAATGGGTGGCAAACCTGGATGGCGCAAACTGA
- the DBP10 gene encoding RNA helicase (EggNog:ENOG503NVXB~COG:A) — translation MPRRAVSPAASEPELDILGSLYPGEDDNGAHASAPNGELDIDGILNGPELAEDGDDEAFIALQQAASYRKNSNLKGRTVKKGGGFQAMGLNANLLKAITRKGFSVPTPIQRKTIPLVLDRKDVVGMARTGSGKTAAFVIPMIERLRAHSGRFGSRALILSPSRELAIQTLKVVKEFGRGTDLKAVLLVGGDSLEEQFGSMTANPDIVIATPGRFLHLKVEMGLDLSSIQYVVFDEADRLFEMGFAAQLTEILHALPPSRQTLLFSATLPASLVEFARAGLQDPSLVRLDAETKVSPDLQSAFFSVKGAEKEGSLLHILHDVIKVPVGVPKRAQQENDKASKKRKRGPEGPGKPTEHSTIIFTATKHHVEYLANLLQHAGFAVSHVYGSLDQLARRIQVEDFRGGKTNILVVTDVAARGIDIPVLANVINFDFPPQPKVFVHRVGRTARAGQKGWSYSLVRDIDAPYLLDLQLFLGKKLVIGQDGSDASFAQDVVVGALKRDAMETHVEWMNRVLDEQEDIDALRKVAAKAEKLYMKTRNSASSQSAKRAREVVASDGWMQLHQLFGEDVDGQEQARTAMLAKISGFKPQETIFEVGHADKGTSEAAEVMKQLRKRITPRNRQAKPTAEDVDDEGFEGVEDGNAMDVDSGDNESDDAPSAHNSAPDNDDDDLEVTVTNTGGKRKGKTDWRDSDVFMSYTPRTINAAEERGYGVHSGGAGSSFVEAARDATMDLGNDESSKSFGAPARAKMRWDKKAKKYVSRDNDEDGSKGAKMITGESGVKIAASFQSGRFDRWKRAQRMGRGPRVGEQERPGAVQGIPSGQRFRHKQEKAPKEADKFRDDFKVRKKRVDEAREKRVGRFRDGMGSKKELKGLHDIRKAREEQEKRRAKNARPSKKK, via the exons atgcctcGACGTGCAGTTTCGCCCGCGGCTTCGGAGCCTGAGCTCGATATTTTGGGGTCTCTCTACCCCGGGGAAGACGACAATGGCGCTCACGCTTCTGCGCCCAACGGCGAGCTGGACATAGATGGCATCTTGAACGGCCCCGAGCTCGCagaagatggcgatgacgaggcttTCATTGCGCTACAACAGGCGGCTTCATATCGCAAGAACTCGAACCTCAAGGGGCGCACAGTgaagaagggcggcggctttCAGGCGATGG GCCTAAATGCCAATCTGCTGAAAGCCATCACACGAAAGGGCTTCTCCGTTCCTACACCCATCCAGAGAAAAACAATACCGCTAGTTCTCGACAGGAAAGACGTCGTGGGCATGGCGCGGACAGGCTCCGGCAAGACGGCGGCCTTCGTCATACCCATGATTGAGCGCCTGCGCGCACATAGTGGCCGCTTCGGCAGCCGGGCTCTTATtctctcgccgtcgcgcgagCTGGCCATTCAGACGCTCAAGGTTGTCAAGGAGTTTGGCCGCGGTACTGACCTCAAGGCCGTGCTCCTAGTCGGTGGTGACAGCCTTGAAGAGCAGTTTGGCTCCATGACTGCCAACCCTGACATTGTCATTGCCACACCCGGTCGTTTCCTGCATCTCAAAGTCGAAATGGGCTTGGACTTGAGTTCCATCCAATACGTGGTTTTCGATGAGGCAGACCGGCTCTTTGAGATGGGTTTCGCGGCGCAGCTGACCGAGATCCTGCACGCCCTGCCCCCTTCGAGGCAGACTTTACTCTTTTCAGCGACGCTGCCTGCATCGCTAGTGGAATtcgcgcgcgccggcctACAAGACCCGAGCCTAGTCCGTCTTGACGCTGAAACAAAGGTGTCTCCAGACCTGCAGAGTGCCTTCTTCTCGGTCAAGGGAGCTGAGAAGGAAGGCTCGTTGCTTCATATTCTCCATGACGTTATCAAGGTTCCTGTTGGAGTCCCCAAGCGAGCGCAGCAGGAGAACGACAAGGCATCAAAGAAGCGAAAGCGAGGGCCTGAGGGCCCTGGCAAGCCGACAGAACACTCGACCATTATCTTCACGGCCACGAAGCACCACGTCGAATACCTTGCAAACCTGTTGCAGCATGCCGGCTTCGCAGTATCGCACGTTTACGGCTCCCTGGATCAGTTGGCCCGCCGGATACAAGTGGAAGACTTTAGGGGAGGCAAAACGAATATTCTTGTTGTCACTGACGTTGCAGCTCGAGGTATTGATATCCCCGTCCTGGCGAATGTCATCAACTTTGACTTTCCGCCCCAGCCCAAGGTATTTGTTCATCGAGTTGGTCGAACAGCCCGCGCGGGTCAGAAGGGTTGGAGTTACAGCCTCGTCAGAGATATTGATGCACCGTATCTTCTCGACTTGCAATTATTCCTGGGCAAGAAGCTGGTTATTGGGCAAGACGGCAGCGATGCTTCCTTTGCCCaagacgtggtggtgggggctTTAAAACGAGACGCCATGGAGACGCACGTCGAGTGGATGAACAGGGTCCTTGATGAGCAAGAGGACATTGACGCACTGCGAAAGGTGGCGGCAAAGGCGGAGAAGCTCTACATGAAAACTCGAAACTCAGCGTCGAGCCAAAGTGCGAAGCGCGCCAGAGAAGTCGTCGCGTCCGATGGCTGGATGCAGCTACATCAACTCTTTGGAGAAGACGTCGATGGCCAAGAGCAAGCTCGTACCGCCATGCTGGCCAAGATCAGCGGGTTTAAGCCTCAAGAGACTATCTTTGAGGTCGGTCATGCCGACAAGGGAACTTCTGAGGCAGCAGAGGTGATGAAGCAACTGAGGAAACGAATCACCCCTAGAAACAGGCAGGCGAAACCAACAGCCGAGGATGTGGATGACGAGGGCTTCGAGGGCGTGGAGGACGGCAACGCGATGGATGTCGATTCAGGCGACAATGAGTCTGATGATGCCCCGTCAGCTCACAACTCAGCCCcagacaacgacgacgacgacttggaGGTGACCGTCACTAACACGGGCGGCAAGAGGAAGGGAAAGACGGATTGGCGCGACTCGGACGTATTCATGTCCTACACGCCCCGGACCATCAACGCCGCTGAGGAACGCGGCTACGGCGTTCACTCAGGCGGCGCCGGATCCAGCTTCGTCGaagccgcgcgcgacgccaccATGGACCTTGGCAACGACGAGTCTTCCAAGTCATTTGGCGCGCCGGCACGCGCCAAGATGCGCTGGgacaagaaggccaagaagtACGTCTCgcgcgacaacgacgaggacggctcCAAGGGCGCCAAGATGATTacgggcgagagcggcgtcaagatcgccgcctccttccAGAGCGGCCGCTTCGACAGGTGGAAGCGCGCCCAGCGCATGGGCCGCGGgccgcgcgtcggcgagcaggagcgccCTGGCGCGGTGCAGGGCATCCCCTCGGGGCAGCGCTTCCGCCACAAGCAGGAGAAGGCCCCCAAGGAGGCGGACAAGTTCCGCGACGACTTCAAGGTCCGCAAGAAGAGGGTCGACGAGGCACGCGAGAAGCGCGTCGGTCGCTTccgcgacggcatgggcaGCAAGAAGGAGCTCAAGGGTCTGCACGACATCCGCAAGGCgagggaggagcaggagaagCGGCGAGCCAAGAAcgcgaggccctcgaagaAGAAGTAG
- the spf31 gene encoding DnaJ sub C member 8 (COG:O~EggNog:ENOG503NXU4), translating to MAAEDANDDRDALDALELEAKEFDKDAEIDRILKAFRLDAYAVLDLHPGVPESDIKITYRKKSLLIHPDKTKNPRAPDAFDRLKKAQTELMDEKKRAILDEAIADARMLLIRENKWTVDSPELKTDDFDKKWRTKSMEVLIDNEQRRRRQLKAQMQEEGREQRKEEAELEERKRKRKHEQDWEATRDQRINSWRSFQKGKSTGGGDPDKKKKKKLKPIG from the exons ATGGCAGCCGAAGACGCAAATGACGATCGtgacgcgctcgacgcgctggAACTGGAGGCAAAGGAGTTTGACAAA GATGCCGAGATCGATAGGATTCTCAAGGCTTTCCGTCTTGATGC CtacgccgtcctcgacctccacCCAGGCGTCCCCGAGTCCGACATCAAGATCACGTATCGTAAAAAGTCGCTCCTCATACATCCCGACAAGACCAAGAACCCACGTGCGCCCGACGCGTTCGATCGCCTGAAGAAGGCTCAAACAGAGCTCatggacgagaagaagcgtgccatcctcgacgaagccatcgccgacgcgcgcatGCTCCTCATCCGCGAAAACAAGTGGACCGTTGACAGCCCTGAGCTCAAGACCGACGACTTCGACAAGAAGTGGCGCACCAAGTCGATGGAGGTCCTGATCGACAACgagcaacgccgccgccgccagctcaaggcccagatgcaggaggagggccgcgagcagcgcaaggaggaggccgagctggaggagcgcaagcgcaagcgcaaACACGAACAAGACTGGGAGGCTACCCGTGACCAGCGCATCAACAGTTGGAGGAGTTTCCAGAAGGGCAAGTCGACTGGTGGAGGGGATCCAGacaagaagaaaaagaagaagctgAAGCCCATCGGTTGA